Within the Rhizobium favelukesii genome, the region CTCTGAGCACCAGCATAAGGCGGAATGATGGAGGGTGAAATCACCTTTTCGCGAAATCCCGCGCAATCTATCCGCCGCGCTCGCCACCATCATGTCGCAACGCAAAAAGGGCCGGCAAAGCCGCCGGCCCTTCGTGTTTTTGCAGGTCCCGATGCGCCGATCAGTTCGCCGGCGCGGTCGGCATTGCCGGCGATGGGTTTCGTGGCGCGCCGCTTGCGTCGTTGAAGAAACGGAAGAACTGCGAGTTTGGCGAGATCACCAGTGTCGTGTCCTGAGAAGTCAGAGCCGTGGAATAGGCTGCCATCGAGCGATAGAACTCGAAGAAGGCGGGATCCTTGCTGAAGGCATCCGCAAACAACCGGTTCCGCTCGGCATCGCCTTGGCCACGCAGGATTTCGGAATCACGCTGCGCATCGGCAGTGATCTCGACCACCTGCCTGTCTGCGATAGCCCGGCGGCGCTGGCCCTCTTCCGTACCCTGTGCGCGCAGGAGTTCAGCTTCGGCAAGACGCTCGGCGCGCATGCGGTCATAGGTCTTCGGCGCAACTTCGCGCGTCAGATCCGTACGACGGATGCGCACGTCCTGAATGTTGAGGCCGAGGTCTTCGGCATCGCGATGCAGATCGTCGCGAACCTCAAGCATCATCGCCACACGCTCTTCCGACAGCGCAGCATCGAAGTCGCGCAGACCGTAGACACGGCGTAGCGAAGAATCGAGCTGGGTACGAAGGCGCGCTTCCGCTGCCTCGCGATCGCCCGAGACGGTTTCGCGGAACTTGCGCACGTCTCTGATGTCATAGACCACGAAGGCATCGACATCGAAGGTCGCGCCACCGCGAACCTGGACGCGAATGTTGTCGAGGTCGAAGCGGAGTGCCTGTCTTTCGACGATCTGGACGCGGTCGGCATCCATGAAGGCAAACGGCAGCTTGAAGTAAATACCCGGTTCGGTCTTTACCGACTGGATCTGGCCGAAGCGGACAACGATTGCCTGCTCACGCGCGTTCACCACGAAGACCGAAGAGTAGAGCGCAACCAAGACGACGGCGAGGATGCCGAGAATGAGAGGAAGCCTGTTCGATGTCATGGCTCAACCTCCCTGCTGTGCCGGTTTGCCGATCTCGTTCAGCGGCAGATAAGGCACAACCCCCTGCTTCTCGTCGATCACGACCTTCTTGGAATTCTTCAGGACTTGCTCCATCGTTTCGAGGAAGAGGCGCGTCCGGGTGACATCAGGCGCCTTCGCGTATTGTTCGTTGATCGACGCGAAGCGCTGCGCCTCACCTTCAGCTTCCTTGACGACGCGGTTCTTGTAGGCTGCCGCGGCTTCACGGATCTGGGCGGCGTCACCGCGCGCCTGACCGAGCTTCTGGTTGGCGTACTGATTGGCCTCTTCGACCAGTCGCTGCTTGTCCTGGTCGGCACGCTGCACTTCTTCGAAGGCATCGGCAACTTCACGCGGCGGCGCCACGTCCTGGATCGTCACGGCGCCGATGGAGATACCAGCCCTGTAACGGTCCATCGTTCCCTGGACGATATTGGCGACTTCGGTCTCGATCGGTTGACGATTGTCACGGAACGCATCCTGGGCAGGACGGCGACCGACGACTTCGCGCATGGCGCTTTCGGCGACCTGCTGCAGGGTTTCGGCCGGATTCTCGACGTTGAAAAGATAGGCCTTCGGATCGCTGACCGTGAAGAAGACGGAGAATTGAACGTTCAGGATGTTCTGGTCGCCGGAAAGCATCAGGCCGCTCGGCGAAGAGGAGGACGTCGACGCGGCGCCTATGTTCTGCTGCTGCATCGTCACCTTGACGATTTCGACGGTTTCCATCGGCCATAGGTGGAAATGCAGGCCAGGTGTGGAAATCTCTTCCTTCGGATTGCCGAAACGCAATTCGACGCCGCGCTCATCCGGCTGGACGATGTAGATGCACTGGAAGAGCCAGAACACCACCAAAATCGCAGCGACAATGACGAGCACGCCGCCGTTGAACCCGCCAGGCACAATGTTGCGCAGCTGATCCTGTCCGCGCCGGATGATATCCTCGAGATCGGGCGGTCCGCCCTTGCCGCCCCCGCGTGGGCGATTGGGTCCTTGCCCCCATGGTCCCTGATTGTTACCGCCGCCGCCGCCCCAAGGGCCGCCGCCGCCATTCTGATTGCTCCAGGGCATCAAAACCTCGTTATTCGTTAAACTCTCGATCGCCGAACCCGCGGGGGCGGCGGATATTGGCGATCGTGACCGTTATAGGTATCGCCGCAGCTGCTTTCAACGCAGCATGAGGAACTTGACGATATTTATTGGAAAATAGTTGGTTTTCAGCGTTTAGCGCCTGTCGTAGACGACGAATCTCGTAGGATAGTTATCCTTGTCGCCTGCTGGCACATCGATCGTCTCCGTCACCTTCCAGAGCGTCGCGTCAATCGCGGGAAACGAGGTGTCGCCTTCAACGAAGGTTTCGACGTGCGTCACACACAGCCGATCGGCTAGATTGATGGCCTGCGCGTATATTTGGCCACCACCGATGATGCAGATTTCGCCCTCGCCATTGTGCGCGGCAATTTCCTCGGCACGATTGACGGCTTCGTTCAGCGAACCGGCCATGCGCACATCCCGATGGTCGATCGCAGTCGCCTGGCGCGAGATGACAACATTCGCGCGTCCAGGCAACGGTTTGCCGATCGAGTCATAGGTCTTCCGACCCATAATGACGGGCTTGCCCAGCGTCAGCGCCTTGAATCGCTTAAGATCGGTGGATAGCCGCCAGGGCATGTCCCCGTCTCGCCCGATGATGCCGTTCTTGGAGACGGCCACCACGATGGTCTTGCGAATTCCCGACATGGATGTCCCTGATCAGACCGCGATCGGCGCCTTGATGCTGGCATCGGCCTCATAGCCGATCAGCTCGAAATCATCGAACATGAAGCCGAAGATATCGTTCACTTCGGCGTTGATCCGCATGAACGGCAACGGCTTCGGCGTACGCGTGAGCTGCAGTTTCGCCTGCTCGAAGTGGTTGTGATAAAGGTGCGCATCGCCGAGCGTGTGGACGAAATCGCCGAGCTTCAGCCCCGTCACCTGCGCCACCATCATCGTTAACAGTGCATACGAGGCGATGTTGAAGGGCACGCCGAGGAAGATGTCGGCAGAGCGCTGATAAAGCTGGCAGGAAAGCTTTCCGTCGGCGACGTAGAACTGGAACAGGCAATGGCACGGCGGCAACGCCATCTCATCCACCTCAGCTGGATTCCACGCCGAAACGATATGCCGGCGCGAATTCGGA harbors:
- the hflC gene encoding protease modulator HflC gives rise to the protein MTSNRLPLILGILAVVLVALYSSVFVVNAREQAIVVRFGQIQSVKTEPGIYFKLPFAFMDADRVQIVERQALRFDLDNIRVQVRGGATFDVDAFVVYDIRDVRKFRETVSGDREAAEARLRTQLDSSLRRVYGLRDFDAALSEERVAMMLEVRDDLHRDAEDLGLNIQDVRIRRTDLTREVAPKTYDRMRAERLAEAELLRAQGTEEGQRRRAIADRQVVEITADAQRDSEILRGQGDAERNRLFADAFSKDPAFFEFYRSMAAYSTALTSQDTTLVISPNSQFFRFFNDASGAPRNPSPAMPTAPAN
- the hflK gene encoding FtsH protease activity modulator HflK, which codes for MPWSNQNGGGGPWGGGGGNNQGPWGQGPNRPRGGGKGGPPDLEDIIRRGQDQLRNIVPGGFNGGVLVIVAAILVVFWLFQCIYIVQPDERGVELRFGNPKEEISTPGLHFHLWPMETVEIVKVTMQQQNIGAASTSSSSPSGLMLSGDQNILNVQFSVFFTVSDPKAYLFNVENPAETLQQVAESAMREVVGRRPAQDAFRDNRQPIETEVANIVQGTMDRYRAGISIGAVTIQDVAPPREVADAFEEVQRADQDKQRLVEEANQYANQKLGQARGDAAQIREAAAAYKNRVVKEAEGEAQRFASINEQYAKAPDVTRTRLFLETMEQVLKNSKKVVIDEKQGVVPYLPLNEIGKPAQQGG
- a CDS encoding dihydrofolate reductase — translated: MSGIRKTIVVAVSKNGIIGRDGDMPWRLSTDLKRFKALTLGKPVIMGRKTYDSIGKPLPGRANVVISRQATAIDHRDVRMAGSLNEAVNRAEEIAAHNGEGEICIIGGGQIYAQAINLADRLCVTHVETFVEGDTSFPAIDATLWKVTETIDVPAGDKDNYPTRFVVYDRR
- a CDS encoding thymidylate synthase; translated protein: MKQYLDLLKHVMEHGTDRGDRTGTGTRSVFGYQMRFDLQEGFPVLTTKKLHLRSIIHELLWFLRGDTNIGYLKDNGVSIWDEWADENGDLGPVYGAQWRSWPAPDGGHIDQIANLVAGIVKNPNSRRHIVSAWNPAEVDEMALPPCHCLFQFYVADGKLSCQLYQRSADIFLGVPFNIASYALLTMMVAQVTGLKLGDFVHTLGDAHLYHNHFEQAKLQLTRTPKPLPFMRINAEVNDIFGFMFDDFELIGYEADASIKAPIAV